The Theropithecus gelada isolate Dixy chromosome 3, Tgel_1.0, whole genome shotgun sequence genomic sequence ATGTAATGACCCAGAAACACTGAGATTTACTTAAGCCCTGTGAGATTCTACATTCTTATCTAAAAACTGAATATAATAATTCTCCCTCACAGGTTAACTCCAGAATAAATCCGTAGTCattacatgtgatttttttctcctatgtcTCTCATATTCTTCTCACTCAATCagatatatcttttatataatcATTATAAATCTTCAAGCAATGTAATAATATACAAGTTTAGATTATGTTTAGGTTGGTGAGATGAAATGACATACAAATTAAGAGCAGAGTCTTTGGGATCAGACCTGATTCAAATTCAAACTCTACCATGCAGTAGCTGCTGTTAGTAGCTACTatcaatgtttttgtttgttttgtttcttttcttttgagacagagtctggctctgtcacccaggctggagtgccgtggtgcaatcatagctcactgcagaactcccaggcccaagtgatcctcccacttcagcctcctgaatagctggggctacaggcatgcaccaccacacccagctaatttttgtatttttttgtagaaatggagtctagctatgttgcccaggctggtctcgaactcctgggctcaagcaatcctccagcttcagcctcccaaagtgccgggattacagtcatgagccacccaCCATGCAGCCACTATTGTCAATATGATTAAGAATTGAAAGCCATTCCAGCCAGGTGCAGGAGACATCCCTATTTGTCATTTGTCTACCACTGGAGCCCATATCCTTCATGATTTATTTGCCTTGCTCCACCCCTTCCTTACTCcgaaaaattagaatattaatagaaagcagattttaaaatcagtttttatgCCACACAAACATTTACTAATGCTTTCAGCTCAGATATGTAGGAATATTTatgtaaagaaaaacataagtTGAATAACTCTTACCAAGTTTTCCAAGAGTCTTGGATTCCTTTACCAAGAAAAACctcacagataaagaaacttttttaaaagtcttgtggtttttttgttgaaataaatttctttctctaatttttgAGAGATAAATAAGTTATTGAAAAGTAAGCATTCACTAACAGAATGTGTTACACAGAAATTTATCACACATTTTAAGAGACTCATtacaatatatgcaaaaatcaagaCTGTGCTGTGTGGTTTTTAAGCATGGTGACAAGTAGATCAAATAAGGTCTatgatttgtatttgtttttgacaTCTAAGCAAACTGTCTGGGATCAGTTGTGGGAGTAAAGCAAGATGTTTTTGAGGCCTTGTGCATGTGTGATAGACagagtaatattttattgtttttatgtttcaGAGATGCTTGCAGCTTGGGTGATATAAAACTCCCAGTGGGGCAATGTGTCTGCCTTTCTCATAAATGGACAAAAAGGAAGACATACAGTGTAATATCAGAACAAGCTTGACTTCAGATACTGCAGCCTCCTGTTCTCTGAGAAGGGGAGTGGAAAGAGAGTCAGGTGGGTTAGTGGCTTTCTTTCCATTCAGGATCAGATATCAGACAGAGTAGTCTAAgccttagaaaaagaaaattttgttgaCTTATCCATGACAGGTTTTTTTAAAGGGTCACAAATTTTTTTGCACTCCTCCCATTAAGATATGACTCTGGCTGGGTgctgtgtggctcacacctgtaatcccagcactttgggaggctgaggcgggcagatcacgaggtcaggaaatcgagaccatcctggccaacatggtgaaaacccgtctctactacaaatacaaaaaattagctgggtatggtggcgcgtgcctgtaatcccagctactcaggaggctgaagcagaagaatcgcttgaaccagggaggcagaggttgcagtgagctgagatcgcgccactgcactccaacctggtgacagagtgagactctgtctcaaaaaaaaaataataataaaagaaagatattgCTCTGTGCCCCTGCCTCTTGAACCTTGTATTGCTTGGACCCATAAAAGTATGGCAAAAGTGACCATATGTGACATCTGTGACAATCATATGTGACAAGTAGATCAAATAAAGCCTATGATTTGTACTTGTTTTAGACATCTAAGCAAACTGTCTGGGATCAGTTGGGGGGATACAGCAAGACATTTTGGCACAAGTACAGTGTATCATCTTTGTGCATAAAATGGGCGCCCTTTTCCATCAGGTAGATGCAGCTCCTTCAGCCTCCATGTGCCCCTTCAGTCTCTCCATCACCACCTTTGTACAGTCTGCAAGCCACACAACTGTACTCAGGGGCCCCAATTCAGTCCCTACCTCCATACACCACCAGGCAAATACCCTCTTACTAGACTCTTCAATTCTCCAGGTGACCCACATCAATTATCAAGAAAACTCTATTTTCTGCCTGATTCCAGCCTACAGGTATTACCATGTGAGAGAATTTCTTCCTCACCTCTGTCCCATCTGAGGCTAGGACATAAAAAGCCATGCAGTGTCAACCTCTTCAGCTATAATGCTCGGTCTAGGAGTCCTGAGCCACCATGTAACGAACCCAACTTCCATGAGATCCCCAGGCTGGTGAGGTCATGAAGTCAACAGTCCCAGCTCATCCCAGCGCCTGTTCACCTCCTCTGAGGCATCACACACATGAGTGAAGCCGTGCTGGGTCCTCTAGACCAGACCACTGAACATTTGAAATCTCTGAAAACCTCCAGTGATGCCACATGGAACCAAAGAGTCACCTAGATGAGCCCTGACCAAATTCCACACCCACACAATTTTGAGACATCATAAAATCAccattgttttaagtcactaagttttgggggtAGCAATAGACAAGCAATAGATAACTAGAAAACCATCTCTACTCCTTTGACCTAGAACTGTTTACCTCCTTTTCCAAGGCTCAGACTTACAGGGATGGATGAACCCTCATATTTGACAatcttatttacatttaaaataagattccTGCAGCATTTAAAgggaaattttgaaatattatgtcCCTTGAGATACAGAAAGGAAATTTAGGCTTGTTTGTGGATAGCGGAGGAGCGGGGTGGGCAAAGGGACAGTGGGGCTGAGGCCCTGTGGGAGAGGACAGGTACCCGAGGCTGAGTGGCCTGTGGGAGAGGACAGGTACCCGAGGCTGAGTGGCAGCCAAGGGTGTGAGAGGTCAGGACAGGGAagccatgaggaaaaaaaaaaaaaaaatggtgggaaTCAGGGCTCAGTGTGGGGTAGGAAGGAAGttatgaagtttttttgtttatttttatttatttatttattttgtgtgtgacagcatcccactctgtcgcccaggctggagtgcagtggcgtgatctcagttcactgcagccaccgccttccaggttcaagggattctcccgtctcaatctcccaagtagctgggagtacaggagtacaccaccacacctggctaatttttgcatttttagtagagacagcatttcaccgtgttggccacgcaggtcacaaactcctgacctcaagtcatccgcccacctcagcctcccaaagtgctgggattagaggtgtgagccaccgcgcccggccttaaatgtAAAGTTTAAGTAGAAGAAAACTGGGCAGCAAGATGATAAGATAAAGAGTCAACATGGGAGAGAGAAAATGGCAGGTGACACAAAGGAAAGGCTGGAGGAACCTAAAGAAAGTATGCAGGAGGGGCCCAGGGCTAAGGTTTTACCTTGCATCTTCCTGTGAACACTCAGCTCTTCTTCACTAGCCCAGGGCAGTGCCTTCTACACCAGAGCCTTGAGTAAGTTAGAAGAATGTTTCCCCACTGAGATGTAGTTGGGAAAAACAAGGCTTGACAACTACAGTGTACCTTTGTGCATAAAATAGGTGCCCCTTTCCATCAAGTAGATGCAGCTCCTTCAGCCCCCATGTGCCCCTTCAGTCTCTCCATCAGCATCTTTGTGCAGTCTACAAGCCACACAAATGTACTTAGTGGTCCTAATTCAGCCCCTATCTCCAACCACCACCAGGCAAGCACCCCCTTGCTGGACTCCTCAGTTCTCCAGGTGACCCACATCAATTCTCAAGAAAACTATCTTCTGCCTGATTCCAGCCTACAGGTATTATCATGTGAGACAATTTCTTTCTCCAATCTGTCTGAAAATCTAGCAGTTACATATTCCTGTGCATTAATAGAGAGCTACCCCATCCCCTGATTTGTTAGTGAGTCAGAATTGGGGGAGGAAAACTCCCACTCTCAACTCTGCCAGCAGTGAAAATCTGCAGAGATGTCATAGAAGACAGCTGGAGATTGGAGCAGAAAAGCCGCCAGTCAGAGGAGATCTGGCTTTGGGAGGCAGACCACATCATGAAAACAAAGGATTCCTgtagcatatttaaaaaaaaaaaacctcaggcaTCTAGAGTGAGCCATTCAATCCTTCCTCATCTCCTTCCTTTACCACGAACAAAACGAGATGAGTTAGTTGCCAAAAATTTGATCACAAATTTTCTTCTGTCCTTACCACCAAACATGTTTAAGCTTTCCATCCACCCCTTTCTAAACATATTGTCCTCGTGCCACTCCAAGTTGTCTTTATgccaaaatgtagagaaaaagagagacgcTTTGTAGTAGCAATGGGCCAAGTTTAGATATGGCACAGCCAAGAAAAAGAGTACACCAAGGAGTAATCTGTGTCTCACCTAATGGCCAGGCACAGCCTTATGAGATTGAGTCTAATAATGCAAGTCAAAATGTCAACATATCCCAGGAAGTAATAGGGCAGATCTGAGCAGAGGTGTTGGCATTTTTATTGTAGTCCCTGGCCTCTCTTCCTCTGCTGGAAATGCACATTCAGAGATGATTATGGTGCAGTCTAACTCCCCCAGGAACATATACAGCTCCTTTCTCAAGCTCTTCCCTGACTTTAGGCATTTTCTTCTTtagattttcaaaaacaaaacaataattttattacGAAACAACTGAAACAAGAATAGCTCAGATCATCAGTAACTGATAAGCAGGTTGGtttttatgtttgtgtgttttgccCACTTCCAAGGGTCTGAGTGTGATAATTACATACGGTTTGATGATGAAAATAAAGATGCTTTAGCTTAGATATTTGTTAGTGTTTTCCAGATTACCTTAGAATCCACAAGGAGTGGCCCACCTAAAACCGATTGAGGTCAGTAAATCTGACCTGTAAGAAGGTTCAGAAAGGGGGTCAACatgaaaataaacaggaaaactaTCTTGTTTTATTCTGCTGCCCGCATTTGCTTGGGTTTCACATAGAGAAACAAGCAGCTGTCATAGTCAATCACCACACAGGTGAAATGGGAGGCATGAGTGGAGGATTATTTTTAGGGCAGAGGCTGAAGGGATACTGGAGTAGGAATCAATCTGGATCAAAGAAGCAATAACAATGCTGCCCATTAACAGACTGTGAAAAGATGAAGAGTTGACTAAGGAAGAAATCCCTGGGAGACTGAAAACTTCATCAACCCAACCATGTAAATGACTGCATTTCCCATTAATCTCATCAAGTGACAGAAGAAGTTAACCAAAAGGAAATGGGGCGGTTCTTCAAAGCCTGGGAAGCCCAGGGGACAGAATTTAGTAGCACTAGAGTAGTTCCCCTCACTGTTTCAATCCTAGCTCTTTCTCTTTGGGAAGGCTAGAAAGGAAACAAGAATTAACATTGCTCCATGTGCCTTCAATCCCAAAGGAAATAAGGACAGATTTAGGGTTATGCGCCTAGATTATGGAGGCTGCTCTAGGTTATGATCATTTAACAGAGTTGATGCTACATATTTATTAAGGAATGAACACAACTGTGTAAAGATGAATGGATCTGGTCAGATAAGTGGTTCACCAGGCACCAAAGCTGCACGTAGTCATTGCGATAGGCAGAGGAATGTCCCCTCAAAGATGTCCAAGCCCTAATCCTTGGAATCTGTGAAAATGTTGCTTTACATAggaaaagggactttgcaggtgtgattggGTTGAAGACCTTGAGATGAGGGGATTAGCCTGGGCAATCCAGGTGGGCTGAATCTAATCTTAGGGGTGACCCACGTGGGCTGAATCTAATCTTAGGGATTTGTAAAAGTGGAGAAACTTTTCCTCTGAGTTCAGTCAGAGGGCTAAGTGATGACAGAAGACGGTTCCGAGAGACACATgtggctggctttgaagatggacgAGGGAACCATTAGCCAAGGAATGTAGGCAGCTTCTAGGAGCTGGAAAAGCAAGGAGACTCCAGAAAGGAAGGCAGCCCTGATGACGCCTTGATTTCAGCTCATTGAGGCCTGTGTCAAGTTACTGACCTGTAGAATTTGTCAGGTAATACATCTGTGCTGTTTAAGCTACAAAATTTGTGGTAATTGGCTACagaagcaatagaaaatgaatagtCACGAAGGCTCATGTAGCCCCGACCTATCCTCCTGCCTTTCAATTCCCGAGCCCCTGCCTCCAACCCTGCTCTGGCCAGCACTGTCTGCCTACCTGAGCTCCCTGCTAGCAACTggctcctttcttcttcctcctccatttcTAGCCTTTTGACCTGCattcttctttactttctttctttttgtttttgttttgagacaaagtcttgctttgccacccaggccggagcacagtggcacgatatcaactcactgcaacctccacctcctgggctcaagcaattctcctgcctcagcctcccggttagctgggattacaggtgtctaccaccacgcctggctaattttttgtatttttattagagacggggtttcaccatgttgaccaggctggtcttgaactcatgacctcgagtgatccacccaccttggcctctcaaagtgctaggattataggcatgagccactgtgcccagcctcttctttgCTTTCAATGGGTCAGGTCCAAATCTCAGTTCCAGGCTCAAGTCCTACAGAAAGATTGCCCAGCCAACCCCTCCAGCCCTAGTTATTCTTAAACTCAGGGCCCCACTGCACTGTCTTCATTGTACAGCTTTTCCTTGAAATCTTTGAGTCATTATTTCTGTCTCAGTGTGGGTGGGGTTGCACTGGGTATCATGCATAAGGTTTAAATGTCTATGAGATGCAAGACTGTGACTCGGAGTTTACTAGGGAGCTGGAAGCTCAGAGTGGCCTCACCATGTTCCCTTTTCCTTTGTGCCCAGGGTGTGTATTTTCTCACAGGAGCCAGATCCCAAGATGTGGGGATCTGGGCCCTCACCATATTCCCTTTTCCTTTGTGCCCAGGGCGTGTATCTTCTCACAGGAGCCAGATCCCAAGATGTGTCCACCAAGGGCCCTGCCTCTGGAGGCAGAGATCTGCCTCTTAATCTCACTGTTTGATTCCCAGACTTCTCCAGGTGATACTTTCTTTGGAGAATTTTAACAAGAGGCTGCTATGGTCCAGGGCCTCCATTCCCTGCCTCCCTAGATCCCTGAATCCTGGATGCACTTGGAGATTTTGTCTGCAAATGGAAACTCTGGATCCAGCCCTGGCTAGGTGCCCAGGCTGTCATAATTTTAGTCCAGCTGGGAAAATTCCTTTGTGTTTGTTCCATGATCTCATCTTTTTTCCTTGGTCctaggaggaggggaagggccAGGAGACAGGCATTGCCGAGGTGCTGATCCTAAGCCGTCGGCTGCTTGGGTGTATCTAGGtctttatccatttctttatTCACATCTTTTTCCTCAAAACAGAGGACATCTCATTATTCTAAGGAGCAACATCAGTGCCTCAGAAGTCCCCAGAGGGCTCCTTGGCTTCCTGTCACTCCCAGAGAAAACACTGCTGGTGTCTAAGTTTCCCATCCAGTAAGCTCAGCTGTAAACATCATCAAGACACGAAGGACTTGGAGATGTGGATgagagaaagagctgaaaacaCTCATCCTTGAGAGAGAAGGGACAGAATCAGCACCTTTCCCCTCTGGTCTCCTGAGGGTCTTCTTTCCCATCTCCCAGCCCCACATCAATGCTGCTGCCCCTGGCTTTGTAGTGACACAGGGTAGGTGCTGAATTAGAAAATCAGCATAAGGACTGGCAGTGTTTTAGTTCACCCAGCAGTGCCACCTCTTCCCAGCTGTGCACAACGCTCCTGTCCACCCTTCCCAGCCGCAAGACACAACCCGAGGGAGAGAGACTGCATCTCTGATGTCACACACATTACAGAGTGAAGCCACTAGGCAGGTGTCAACAGCTATGAATGCCTAAATGAGAGCAGCTTACGAAGAAGACACCAGGCTTAGAGGCTAAGGTGAGTGGGGGAAATCTGTATGTCAGTCAGGATCTCATGAAATACAGACATAAGGACTGGGTTTGAATTTAGTCAGTGCTGGGGTAGATTTTAGACCTACCGTTAAAGTTTGTCAGTGGCATGAGTGCAaggctctttatttatttttatttatttatttatttatttatttatttatttattgttttcgagatggagtctagctttgtcatccaggctggagtacattggcacgatctcagctcactgcaaccccacatcccaggttcaagtgcttctcctacctcagcctcccaagtagctgggattacaggtgcccaccaccatgcccagctaatttttgtatttttagtagagatggggtttcactgtgttggccaggctggtcgtgaactcctgaccttgtgatccactcgcctcagcctcccaaagtgctggaattacaagtgtgagctaccacgctcGGCCGGGTGCAAGGCTTTTGAAAATTAGAATGTCATTGCTGGATGGCCAGGACACAGCCCCAGATGAAGCTTTTATGGGGTTGGAGAAAGGGCCAGAGTATATCTATACACAGCTTCACTCCTTCCACTCCTGACAGTTTGTGTTGTAAACAGttatgtttgtttgtgtttgaaatgttttaaagtacCCTTTTGGTGAATTGAAATTCCAAGAAACACTGTAAAGCTGTAAAGATcttcacacacacgcacatgctgGCAACGAGAAGAAGTGTAGAGAGACGATGGGCCAAAAAAAATGTGAGTTCTATTGACGGTCGTAACAATAAGAACAgtgataacaataacaacaacgaTTTGTTGGCTAGTATGTGCCAGTCACTGCACTGAGtagtttacttatttaattttataatcaccATAGAGGCTAAGTACCAGTAATACCTTTATTTTATAGCTGAGAAAACGGGCTGAGAGAGAGTAAGTAACAAAGAAGAGCAGATTTATGGCCCGTGACAAGCAAGTctagagccagaattcaaacacAGGCAGGCCAACTCTATAGCTTACGCTTTGCACCACGAGGGGAGGGGAAGTGCAGTGGAGACAGCAAAGCAGTGCCCTTGGGTAGACCGCTGACGCCCTTGGGAAACCTGATGACTGTGTGTGTCCCTGGAGAGCAGTCACTTGGATTTCCAGGCCTCGCTCCCTGACCTCCTGCACCCTTTCTGCTCTCCATCTTTGCAAACACAAAGCAGAGGCCCACTCTAAAAGACGCTAATTTCTGGACTCAAAACTCTGACTTTCACCAATTTCATGATCACAGCCGGAGAAATGTGCACAAGTGAGGCTCCTCAGAGAGGCAGCTCAGAAAGGTTCGCAGGGAGCCTTTAAACGGGGTCTTGGGGCGCAACCTCTGGGTGTGACACAGACGGATCAGCCTGCGTTCGGGGGTTTCTGGGTCACATGCACTAatgctttctctccctcctctctttttttctgtgttcctcccctttctgtatttctctatttctccctctctcttatttgaatttttttctgttctttctctgttcctctgttgttttcttcttgttttctcccTAAATGTCAATGTCTGTTGCCATGTGGTCTTCCTTAATCCActcctctgtttttctttgttctttttttttttttttttcttttttgagatggagtcttgctctgtcacgcagggtggagtgcagtggcaagacttcggctcactgcaacttccacctcccaggttcaagcaattctcgtgcctcagctttgcaggtagctgagattacaggcgcctgcacctggcttatttttgtatttttagtagatacagggtttcaccatgttggccaggctggtcttgaactcctgacttcaggtgatcctcccacctcagcctcccaaagtgctgagattacaggcatgagccaccatccccagccttcTCTCTTCTTAATAATGGCTTTCTATGTCTTTCGCTTCGCTGATACCCTCACTCTGTTTCTCTATGACTCTCCTATTCCATTGTtatctttattgctttttctttctgctcatcTGTTTATCACCCGCTGGCTACTTGCCTTGCTCTCCctattctctgtctctgtccctgtTTCTTCTGTTTCAAGGTCAGTGgttctctgtctctatctctctgtttctGCCTCTCCATCTGTCTTTTGTTTCCCTTGCATGCAGGGCCCTAGCCTGTGGATCATGGCAAATTTGAGCCAGCCCTCCGAATTTGTCCTCTCGGGCTTCTCCTCCTTCGGTGAGCTGCAGGCTCTTCTGTATGGCCCCTTCCTCATGCTTTATCTTCTCGCCTTCATGGGAAACACCATCATTATAGTTATGGTCATAGCTGACACCCACCTACATACACCCATGTACTTCTTCCTGGCCAATTTTTCCCTGCTGGAGATCTTGGTAACCATGACTGCAGTGCCCAGGATGCTCTCAGACCTGCTGGTCCCCTACAAAGTCATTACCTTCACTGGCTGCATGGTCCAGTTCTACTTCTACTTTTCCCTGGGTTCCACCTCCTTCCTCATCCTGACAGACATGGCCCTTGACCGCTTTGTGGCCATCTGCCACCCACTGCACTATGGCACTTTGATGAGCCGGGCTGTGTGTGTCCAGCTGGCTGCGGCTGCCTGGTCAGCTCCTTTCCTAGCCATGGTACCTACTGTCCTCTCCCGAGCTCATCTTGATTACTGCCATGGCAACGTCATTAACCACTTCTTCTGTGACAGTGCACCTCTCCTGCAGTTGTCCTGCTCTGACACTCGCCTATTGGAATTCTGGGACTTTCTAATGGCCTTGGCCTTTGTCCTCAGCTCCTTCCTGGTGACCCTCATCTCCTATGGCTACATAGTGACCACCGTGCTGCGGATCCCCTCTGCCAGCAGCCGCCGGAAGACTTTCTCCACCTGCGGGTCTCACCTCACACTGGTCTTCATTGGCTACAGTAGTACTATCTTTCTGTATGTCAGGCCTGGCAAAGCTCACTCTGTGCAAGTCAGGAAGGTCATGGCCTTGGTGACTTCAGTTTTCACCCCCTTCCTCAATCCCTTTATCCTTACCTTCCGCAATGAGACAGTTAAAACAGTGCTACAGGGGCAGATGCAGAGGCTGAAAGGTCTTTGCAAGGCACAATGATGAGCCTGGGGCCCGGAGGGACCTGGCCTGCCTCCATCGAGCAGTTCTGTGGGGAGGGAGACCTCCAGTGAGTGGGAAGACCACTGTTgagtttctttagtttttttcctctgAGCAATAACTACAGTGAGCCCTCAGTGCTGCACTGTCTGGCCCAAAGCTCTTATGGGCCACCATGGAAGTGTTCCCTACGTCCCCTGGCAGCCGTAAGAACTCTGAGAGTAGCCCAGAGCTTTCAGTAAAGGGAAGTGCATGTGCTTTGCATTTAAGGAAGAGTAGCCAAGAAGTGCTCTCTGATCAAGAGGTAGTATCCAGTCCCAGTACGTGTGcatggatgtgtatgtgtgtacatatgtgtgtatgtgtgtgcatgttcagGGCGTGCTTCTCTATCACAGTATGCACCATTGCTGAGTGTACGCACCATAAGTGCTTG encodes the following:
- the LOC112620030 gene encoding olfactory receptor 6V1, with translation MANLSQPSEFVLSGFSSFGELQALLYGPFLMLYLLAFMGNTIIIVMVIADTHLHTPMYFFLANFSLLEILVTMTAVPRMLSDLLVPYKVITFTGCMVQFYFYFSLGSTSFLILTDMALDRFVAICHPLHYGTLMSRAVCVQLAAAAWSAPFLAMVPTVLSRAHLDYCHGNVINHFFCDSAPLLQLSCSDTRLLEFWDFLMALAFVLSSFLVTLISYGYIVTTVLRIPSASSRRKTFSTCGSHLTLVFIGYSSTIFLYVRPGKAHSVQVRKVMALVTSVFTPFLNPFILTFRNETVKTVLQGQMQRLKGLCKAQ